Proteins encoded in a region of the Verrucomicrobiota bacterium genome:
- a CDS encoding DUF1015 domain-containing protein, which produces MASLRPFAALRPRSEWAARICELPYDVMSSEEARALAQGNPHSFLRVSKPEIDLPPGTDLYAPAVYAKGRENFERMMREGWLRQDAEPSFYFYRQIMGGHVQTGLVATASCEEYLQGIVKKHELTRVDKEDDRVRHIETLGSQTGPVFLTYRATEELDRLATALTSGTPEVDFTAADGVRHSAWVVSDREYMGRIEEAFRRVPALYIADGHHRSAAAARVYQSRKGSGESGGFLAVVFPHTQMRILPYNRVLQDLNGHRPEALLEKLDAVFVIQREGKASPARRNELGLFLDGRWISLHFRPKYAATTDPIERLDVTLLQKYVLDPILGIQDPRTSKRIQFVGGIRGTEELEKRVLEGGCACAFSMYPTSIDDLMAIADAGGIMPPKSTWFEPKLRDAMFCHML; this is translated from the coding sequence ATGGCTTCGCTTAGACCTTTCGCCGCCTTGCGGCCCCGATCCGAATGGGCGGCACGAATCTGTGAACTTCCCTATGACGTGATGTCCTCGGAGGAGGCGCGCGCGCTTGCGCAGGGTAATCCGCACAGTTTTTTGCGGGTGAGCAAGCCCGAGATCGATCTGCCACCGGGCACGGATCTCTATGCCCCGGCGGTTTATGCCAAAGGCCGTGAGAACTTTGAGCGGATGATGCGGGAGGGCTGGCTGCGGCAGGATGCGGAACCGTCTTTCTACTTTTATCGCCAGATCATGGGAGGGCACGTCCAGACCGGATTGGTCGCGACGGCCAGTTGCGAGGAATACTTGCAGGGCATCGTGAAGAAGCACGAGTTGACACGGGTGGACAAGGAAGATGACCGGGTGCGGCACATTGAGACGCTGGGTTCCCAGACGGGGCCGGTCTTTCTGACCTATCGGGCGACGGAGGAATTGGACCGGCTGGCGACTGCGCTGACCTCGGGAACCCCGGAAGTGGATTTCACCGCGGCGGATGGCGTGCGTCATTCCGCTTGGGTTGTGTCGGACCGCGAGTACATGGGGCGGATAGAGGAAGCTTTCAGGCGAGTTCCGGCGTTGTACATCGCGGACGGGCATCATCGCAGCGCCGCCGCGGCGCGCGTGTATCAGAGCCGGAAAGGTTCAGGGGAGAGCGGCGGGTTCCTGGCCGTGGTGTTCCCGCACACGCAAATGCGAATCTTGCCCTACAACCGTGTTTTGCAGGATTTGAATGGGCACCGTCCGGAGGCGTTGTTGGAGAAACTGGATGCGGTGTTTGTGATTCAGCGCGAAGGCAAGGCGAGCCCGGCCCGACGAAACGAACTTGGGTTGTTCTTGGACGGACGCTGGATCAGCCTGCATTTCCGGCCGAAATACGCGGCCACGACCGATCCGATTGAACGGTTGGACGTGACCCTATTACAGAAGTATGTGCTTGATCCGATCTTGGGCATTCAGGATCCCCGCACGAGCAAGAGGATTCAGTTTGTGGGCGGCATTCGCGGGACGGAAGAGCTCGAGAAGAGGGTTCTGGAGGGTGGTTGTGCCTGCGCGTTTTCGATGTATCCCACGAGCATCGACGATCTGATGGCGATTGCGGATGCCGGGGGC